From a region of the Triticum aestivum cultivar Chinese Spring chromosome 7D, IWGSC CS RefSeq v2.1, whole genome shotgun sequence genome:
- the LOC123170757 gene encoding uncharacterized protein, with protein sequence MASDGGDEGHRRPPPLGLRGLTRAAFLPRSGDGGGLPPLRTRHGGGLPPLGLAGRGPLPSFSIGTAASTPVSSPSVGGRRRVGLSRPPRPPSPNQAGSSNWATSPGGSGSASAAGRTSSYVGLNIMNSSICVGPNSSVFCTRDRTSEFAASTNGREGGWRGAGYNPNFDNADEYPPRPEHVEAPSAKEIDLNALANKNNREQYTVEDKRNIYAMLLARNGERGRLKKGVLDSVVRDGNCSRRCVSRIWKETKTGGGVNSIKNNLKLKTGRKKMSLDIEALEAIPPGERTTIRQVAAGLNMSKSTVHRRLKEKVMRRVSNELKPSLTEANKKARVAYCLENLEPSSLEDNPTFKASFNKVHLDEKIFYRTRKTQKMYLSHREEAPERECKHKNHIQQIMFLSAMARPRYDSQGNCVFDGKIGVWAFVDWVQAQKKSANRGRGEWELKPSSSVDRNKSREYIVQYVLPAIKEKWPESDRWNTVYIQQDNARTHVLANDPIFAMEAAKGGWDIRIVNQPPNSPDCNILDLGWFASIQSMFHRKMPKTLPEIVQKVALHFSYATS encoded by the exons ATGGCGTCGGACGGGGGAGACGAGGGACATCGTCGTCCGCCGCCTCTTGGCCTCCGAGGCCTGACTCGCGCTGCCTTCCTTCCTCgttccggcgatggcggcggccttCCTCCACTTCGTACTCGTCATGGCGGCGGCCTTCCTCCACTCGGTCTTGCAGGTCGAGGACCACTGCCGTCGTTCTCCATTGGAACGGCTGCCTCTACACCGGTGTCCAGCCCCAGCGTCGGAGGGAGACGCCGCGTCGGTCTGTCGCGCCCACCTCGACCTCCTTCTCCAAATCAGGCAGGCTCGTCGAACTGGGCCACCTCGCCGGGCGGGAGCGGCAGTGCAAGCGCCGCCGGAAGGACGTCCTCCTACGTCGGCTTGAACATCATGAACAGCTCCATCTGCGTCGGACCAAATTCGTCCGTATTCTGCACGAGAG ACCGTACCAGTGAGTTTGCTGCATCTACTAACGGCAGAGAAGGCGGCTGGCGTGGCGCTGGATATAATCCAAATTTTGACAACGCTGACGAGTATCCTCCACGCCCGGAACATGTAGAAGCACCTTCTGCAAAAGAGATTGATTTGA ATGCTTTGGCTAACAAGAATAACAGAGAACAGTACACTGTCGAAGACAAGCGTAATATTTACGCTATGCTGCTTGCTCGAAATGGAGAGCGTGGAAGGTTAAAGAAGGGGGTTTTGGATTCTGTTGTACGTGATGGAAATTGTTCTCGGAGGTGCGTgagtaggatttggaaagaaacgAAGACAGGAGGTGGCGTTAACTCTATCAAGAACAATTTGAAGTTAAAAACGGGAAGGAAGAAAATGAGTTTGGATATTGAGGCATTAGAAGCCATTCCACCTGGTGAGAGGACCACAATTCGACAAGTTGCTGCTGGACTTAACATGTCCAAAAGCACAGTTCACCGTAG GTTGAAGGAGAAGGTAATGAGACGAGTTTCAAATGAACTGAAACCTTCATTAACTGAAGCCAACAAGAAGGCACGTGTGGCGTATTGCCTTGAGAATTTGGAGCCAAGTTCATTGGAGGACAATCCCACTTTTAAAGCTAGTTTTAACAAGGTTCATTTGGATGAGAAGATCTTCTACCGTACAAGGAAGACACAGAAAATGTACTTGAGTCATAGAGAGGAAGCACCAGAAAGAGAATGCAAACATAAAAACCACATCCAGCAGATCATGTTCTTGTCCGCTATGGCAAGGCCAAGGTATGATTCTCAAGGAAATTGTGTGTTTGATGGAAAAATAGGTGTGTGGGCATTTGTTGATTGGGTGCAAGCTCAAAAGAAGAGTGCTAACAG AGGGAGAGGAGAATGGGAGCTCAAGCCTTCATCTTCGGTGGACAGGAACAAAAGTAGGGAGTACATTGTGCAGTATGTACTGCCTGCTATAAAGGAAAAATGGCCTGAGAGTGATAGATGGAACACCGTGTACATTCAGCAAGACAATGCAAGAACTCATGTTTTAGCAAATGATCCCATTTTTGCAATGGAAGCGGCAAAGGGAGGTTGGGATATCAGAATTGTAAATCAACCACCAAATTCACCTGACTGTAACATACTTGATCTTGGGTGGTTTGCCTCCATTCAATCTATGTTCCATAGGAAAATGCCCAAAACCCTTCCAGAGATTGTTCAGAAGGTAGCACTCCATTTTAGCTATGCAACTTCTTAA